In Candidatus Electrothrix scaldis, the genomic window CAGCAAGGCTGGGGTGCCAAAATCATTGATCGTCTTTCCTTGGACCTCAAGTACAGCTTTCCAGAAATGAGCGGATTTTCGCCGCGTAACCTCAAGTACATGCGGAAATTTGCCGAAGCTTGGCCGGATCAAGTAATTGTGCAACGCACCGTTGCACAAATTCCTTGGCGGAGTAACTTGGCTCTGCTTGAAAAGCTGGATGATGTGGAAACACGCCTGTGGTATGCCCAAAAAATCGTGGAAAACGGGTGGAGCCGAAACATTCTGGTCATGCAGATCGAAAGCCGTTTGCATGAGCGTCAAGGGCAGACTATAAACAACTTTGCTGTCACCCTTCCGCCGCCTGATTCCGACATGGCAGCCCAGATTTTTAAAGATCCTTATCTGTTTGATTTTCTCGGCACCACCAACCTCAGAAAAGAACGCGAAGTCGAGCAGGCATTGATGGATCATGTGCAGGAGTTTCTTCTGGAAATGGGGGCCGGATTCGCCTTTGTCGGTCGTCAGATGCTGCTGGAGGTCGGAGATCAGGATTTTCGCCTTGATCTGCTTTTTTACCACCTCAAGCTGCGCTGTTTTATTGTGGTGGAATTAAAGGCTGTACCTTTTGATCCCGGTTTTACCGGCCAACTGAATCTCTACCTGTCCGCAGTTGATGATTTGATGCGGCATCCTGATGATAAGCCGACGATAGGTCTGCTGCTGTGCAAGAGTAAAAACGAACTGGTGGTAGAATATGCTCTGCGCGGCCTCAACAAACCTATGGGTGTGGCGCAATGGGAAACGCAGCTTACTGAAACCCTGCCTGATAATTTGAAAGACAGTTTGCCGAGTATTGAGGAGATTGAGGCGGAATTAAAGGGTGAGGTGTAGGAGAACCTGTTAATTAGTTTGCATATTAAAAGAGTTAGCAGAAGCATGGTTAAATAGTATGGCAAATCCAAATCATCTTGAAATATTGAGCAAAGGTACAGAAGCGTGGAATAGATGGCGGCTTGATCATTTAAAGGAACTGCCTGATTTGAGTGAGTCAACACTTATTGAGTTTAATTTTAGTAAAGCCAATTTCAGCAACACTAACTTTACACTTGCAGAATTAATTGGGTCTAGCTTTAGCAATGCAAACCTCTCTAATGCTGATTTAAGCGGAGCAGACCTTCGGTATGCTAACTTTACGGATGCAAATTTAACAGGAGCATCTTTAAAGTATGCTATATTGGTAGACGATACCGGTTTGGGGGCAGACCTCACACGCGCAGTTCTCAAAGAAACACGTTTTTCAAAAAGCAGTGATACTGTTGAAAGTGGAAACAGTTTCTTTTTAGATTTAGCTTGTACTACTGGACTTGAAACAGCTGACTTTGGGAACCCTACTATATTAAATAACTATCTTATAGATACTTTTGAATATGCACATATACAAAACACAGCGGATGCAGAAACATGGCCCAAGTTATTAGAAAAAGCTATTCAAAGAATAAAATCACTTCGCTCACTATTTTCTGCATCAAGTGTACCACCGACTGGTTTAATCCAAGTTGTTAAGACCATAAATGCTGAAATCATAAAGCAGTTGGCTCATAGTCCAACAGACCTTTACACACTTTCTCCTCGTGGTTTTGAAGAACTAATCGCGGAAGT contains:
- a CDS encoding pentapeptide repeat-containing protein — protein: MANPNHLEILSKGTEAWNRWRLDHLKELPDLSESTLIEFNFSKANFSNTNFTLAELIGSSFSNANLSNADLSGADLRYANFTDANLTGASLKYAILVDDTGLGADLTRAVLKETRFSKSSDTVESGNSFFLDLACTTGLETADFGNPTILNNYLIDTFEYAHIQNTADAETWPKLLEKAIQRIKSLRSLFSASSVPPTGLIQVVKTINAEIIKQLAHSPTDLYTLSPRGFEELIAEVLSSYGWEVVLTPATKDGGYDLFAITKNKSGLQASWIIES
- a CDS encoding PDDEXK nuclease domain-containing protein — translated: MKKNNTKETKKVGRPDASFPTSVGKNMLPNDYASVLKELKERIQSERLRVTLAANSAMVLLYWDIGKIIVERQQQQGWGAKIIDRLSLDLKYSFPEMSGFSPRNLKYMRKFAEAWPDQVIVQRTVAQIPWRSNLALLEKLDDVETRLWYAQKIVENGWSRNILVMQIESRLHERQGQTINNFAVTLPPPDSDMAAQIFKDPYLFDFLGTTNLRKEREVEQALMDHVQEFLLEMGAGFAFVGRQMLLEVGDQDFRLDLLFYHLKLRCFIVVELKAVPFDPGFTGQLNLYLSAVDDLMRHPDDKPTIGLLLCKSKNELVVEYALRGLNKPMGVAQWETQLTETLPDNLKDSLPSIEEIEAELKGEV